In Balaenoptera acutorostrata chromosome 12, mBalAcu1.1, whole genome shotgun sequence, a single window of DNA contains:
- the ASXL2 gene encoding putative Polycomb group protein ASXL2 isoform X3 → MSISSNQHLSLKTVKAASDSVAAKPAIWEGKQSDGQSSSPQNSNSSFSSSVKVENPLLGLGKKSFQRSDRLHTRQMKRTKCAEIDVETPDSILVNTNLRALINKHTFSVLPGDCQQRLLLLLPEVDRQVGPDGLMKLNGSALNNEFFTSAAQGWKERLSEGEFTPEMQVRIRQEIEKEKKVEPWKEQFFESYYGQSSGLSLEDSKKLTASPNDPKVKKTPAEQPKSMLPSEASPVSIVPVIPQLVSKEEVLQLPSPVRKEEHESQDKMQPNSKSPEPLLSSATNTNELSSVPPIKCPKDEALLEQKPVASAEQESEKENHLTTTSNYNKNESQEALVTSLSKPKSPGVETTVVKPIVEAGLQETTMKEPPSTLADHSPESLKRKSSVTQEEAPTNWEKRPRVTENRQHQQPFQVSPQPFLSRGDRFQVRKVPPLKIPVSRISPMPFPTSQVSPRARFPISITSPNRTGARTLADIKAKAQLVKAQRAAAAAAAAAAAAASVGGTIPGPGPGGGQGPGEGAERRTARGGSPDSNRVSETGKGPTLELAGTGSRGGTRELLPCGPETQPQSETKTPGQAQSHSVSGAQLQQTSSVPPPSAISGACSSVPSPAHANTPPPALGKVSNEKLNPSRVAATVASLSHPQGPSNGRQEKAPPTPADPALIAGASPVHFAVDGTVEPKAGSSKNTPNPPASAEISASASVDMTPSPLTSLLTTASLEKLPVPQVVVTIAPTGSAPSSSTLPAASSLKTLGASSSVNGPISRPSSNIPANNPLVTQLLQGKDVPLEQILPKPLTKVEMKTVPLTTKEEKGMMIGALAGTSVTENSTREEVNERQSHPATQQLGKSLQSKQLPQVPRPLQLFSGKDLRDASIDTHQYQEGLSKATQDQILQTLIQRVRRQNVLSFVQPSQFNFTHSGFQLEDISTSQRFMLGFAGRRTSKPAMAGHYLLNISTYGRGSESLRRTHSVNPEDRFCLSSPTEALKMGYTDCKNAAGDSSSGKEDDTDEESTGDEQESVMVKEEPQASQSSGKCEASSGPHSRETLSTSDCSAKKNVKAETPVPEQTTLSKENYLFTRSQTFDEKTLARDFIQAAQKQMAHVVRGKTVRSSPELFNSTALPLPADSPTHQSLLLPPLQTPKLYGSPTQIGPSYRGMINVSTSSDLDHNSAVAGMPDCSQVPSNVGDVMSFSVTVTTIPAGQAMNPSNHGQTIPVQAFPEENSIEDTPSKCYCRLKAMIMCKGCGAFCHDDCIGPSKLCVSCLVVR, encoded by the exons gGCAAATGAAGAGGACTAAATGTGCTGAAATTGATGTTGAGACACCAGACTCCATTCTGGTTAATACAAACCTACGAGCACTAATCAACAAACACACCTTTTCAGTCCTTCCTGGAGATTGCCAACAGCGACTGCTTCTACTACTTCCAGAGGTGGATCGACAG GTTGGTCCAGATGGTCTGATGAAGTTAAATGGCTCAGCCCTTAATAATGAATTCTTCACTTCAGCAGCCCAAGGCTGGAAGGAAAGACTTTCAGAAG GTGAGTTTACACCTGAGATGCAGGTGAGAATTCGACAAGAGattgagaaggagaaaaaagtagaGCCTTGGAAAGAACAATTCTTTGAAAGCTACTATGGTCAGAG TTCTGGCCTGAGCCTTGAAGATTCAAAGAAATTGACAGCTTCACCCAACGATCCCAAAGTAAAGAAAACCCCAGCTGAGCAACCAAAATCCATGCTTCCTTCAGAGGCCTCTCCTGTCAGTATAGTCCCAGTAATTCCCCAGTTAGTGTCTAAAGAAGAAGTACTGCAACTGCCATCACCAGTCAGAAAAGAAGAGCATGAAAGCCAAGATAAGATGCAGCCAAACTCCAAATCCCCAGAGCCCCTACTTTCCTCAGCTACCAATACAAATGAGCTTAGCAGCGTTCCTCCCATCAAGTGCCCAAAGGATGAGGCTCTCTTGGAGCAAAAGCCAGTTGCCTCTGCTGAACAGGAGTCTGAGAAAGAGAATCATCTCACTACAACTTCaaattataacaaaaatgaaagccAAGAAGCTTTAGTTACATCCCTGAGCAAACCGAAGAGCCCTGGGGTAGAAACAACAGTAGTGAAGCCCATAGTAGAAGCAGGTCTACAGGAGACCACTATGAAAGAGCCTCCATCAACTCTGGCTGATCACAGCCCAGAAAGCCTCAAGAGGAAATCTTCTGTCACCCAAGAAGAGGCCcctacaaactgggagaaaagacCACGTGTCACTGAGAATCGCCAGCACCAGCAGCCATTTCAAGTCTCCCCACAGCCCTTTCTCAGTAGAGGGGACAGGTTCCAGGTGCGGAAAGTACCACCTCTCAAG ATCCCGGTCTCCAGAATCTCCCCCATGCCGTTTCCTACATCGCAGGTCTCTCCCAGGGCTCGTTTTCCAATCTCCATCACTAGTCCTAACAGAACAGGAGCCAGAACTCTCGCAGACATCAAAGCAAAAGCCCAGCTGGTCAAAGCACAGAGGGCagcagctgctgctgcagccgcAGCTGCTGCAGCCGCCTCGGTTGGAGGGACCATTCCAGGACCTGGCCCAGGGGGTGGACAAGGACCAGGAGAGGGGGCTGAAAGGAGAACTGCTAGAGGAGGGAGTCCAGACTCAAACAGAGTCAGTGAAACTGGAAAGGGCCCCACACTGGAACTGGCAGGAACTGGAAGCAGGGGAGGTACGAGAGAGCTTTTACCCTGTGGTCCAGAGACTCAGCCCCAATCTGAGACCAAGACCCCAGGCCAGGCACAGTCTCACAGTGTCTCTGGAGCACAACTACAGCAAACCTCCTCAGTGCCTCCACCATCTGCCATCAGTGGAGCGTGCTCAAGTGTCCCGTCACCAGCCCACGCTAACACACCCCCACCAGCTTTAGGGAAAGTAAGTAATGAAAAACTGAATCCCTCCAGGGTGGCAGCCACGGTGGCCTCTCTTAGCCACCCACAGGGGCCCAGTAATGGTAGGCAGGAGAAAGCACCTCCTACTCCAGCAGATCCTGCTCTAATCGCAGGTGCCTCACCTGTTCATTTTGCAGTCGATGGCACAGTTGAGCCCAAAGCAGGTTCTAGTAAGAATACACCAAACCCTCCAGCCTCGGCAGAGATAAGTGCTAGTGCTTCAGTGGATATGACTCCCTcccctttaacatctttattaacaACAGCCTCTTTAGAGAAGCTTCCTGTACCCCAGGTCGTTGTAACCATAGCACCTACTGGATCAGCTCCATCCTCGAGCACTTTGCCAGCAGCTTCTAGCCTTAAGACCCTGGGAGCTTCTTCAAGTGTGAATGGACCCATTTCGAGGCCAAGCTCTAATATCCCTGCTAATAATCCTTTGGTAACTCAGCTGCTGCAAGGCAAAGATGTTCCCCTGGAGCAAATTCTGCCTAAACCTCTCACCAAAGTTGAAATGAAAACTGTTCCACTAactacaaaagaggaaaaggggatgATGATAGGAGCACTCGCAGGTACCAGCGTAACAGAAAATAGCACCAGAGAGGAAGTTAATGAGAGACAGTCCCATCCAGCTACACAGCAACTGGGTAAAAGTTTGCAAAGTAAGCAGCTCCCCCAGGTTCCAAGACCCCTTCAGCTCTTTTCAGGTAAGGATCTAAGGGACGCTAGCATTGATACACACCAATACCAAGAAGGACTAAGTAAAGCAACCCAAGATCAGATCCTTCAGACGCTCATCCAAAGGGTTCGGAGGCAGAATGTTCTCTCATTTGTGCAGCCCTCCCAGTTCAACTTCACTCACTCAGGTTTCCAGTTAGAGGACATCTCCACAAGCCAGAGGTTTATGCTGGGTTTTGCTGGCAGAAGGACATCCAAGCCTGCAATGGCAGGTCACTACTTACTTAACATTTCCACCTATGGCCGGGGTTCAGAGAGTCTTAGGAGGACCCATTCTGTAAACCCCGAAGACCGATTTTGTCTAAGTAGCCCCACTGAGGCCTTGAAAATGGGATATACAGATTGTAAAAATGCAGCAGGAGATAGTAGCAGCGGTAAAGAAGATGATACTGATGAGGAAAGTACTGGTGATGAGCAAGAATCTGTCATGGTGAAGGAGGAGCCGCAGGCTTCCCAGAGTTCTGGCAAGTGTGAAGCAAGTTCAGGACCCCACAGTAGAGAAACCCTATCCACCAGTGACTGTTCAGCTAAAAAGAATGTGAAGGCAGAGACACCAGTGCCTGAGCAAACCACTTTAAGCAAGGAAAATTACCTGTTCACTAGAAGCCAAACATTTGATGAGAAGACCCTAGCCAGAGATTTTATTCAGGCAGCACAGAAGCAGATGGCTCACGTGGTGAGAGGTAAGACCGTGCGGAGCAGCCCCGAGCTTTTCAATTCTACTGCTCTTCCTCTACCTGCAGACAGTCCTACCCATCAGTCTCTACTCCTTCCACCGCTGCAAACCCCAAAGCTGTATGGAAGCCCCACACAGATTGGGCCAAGCTACAGAGGCATGATCAACGTCTCCACCTCATCGGACTTGGACCATAACTCCGCCGTAGCGGGGATGCCTGACTGTAGCCAGGTACCTAGCAATGTCGGGGATGTCATGTCCTTTTCAGTGACTGTCACGACCATCCCTGCTGGCCAAGCTATGAATCCCAGCAACCACGGCCAGACCATTCCTGTTCAGGCCTTTCCTGAAGAGAACAGCATAGAGGACACACCTTCGAAATGTTACTGCCGATTGAAAGCCATGATCATGTGCAAGGGGTGTGGAGCCTTCTGCCACGATGATTGCATTGGCCCCTCCAAACTGTGTGTCTCCTGCCTTGTCGTTCGGTAA